In Candidatus Desulfofervidus auxilii, one genomic interval encodes:
- a CDS encoding right-handed parallel beta-helix repeat-containing protein produces the protein MKARLLFLVFLVAFLATNVTLGEIFNVTNLEEFQDALTTAESNGEDDIINVAEGTYNITSTLRYSTYDGDSGDKLTIQGAGADKTVLDGGGSVQILYIDTGTDGGDVTIKDMALENGNGGNGGGIYVHGSSINITIKECIFSGNSAEDAGGGVEADSWSGTITIINNIFSRNSAKYGGGVSAHSDSGITIINNTFSENSAKDYGGGVSAHSWSGTVTITNNIFSRNSAKYGGGVDAGSDSGTTIINNTFSGNSASRDGGGIWTRLYYDSAILNIYNNIFFDNTANAGGNDGDDLYVNSDGNGNSTGSTVNLYNNNLSGNANFDTGQSEDLFITETDNYSHGANIQQNPLFVDAENGDFHLESTSPCIDAGTNDAPHLPDKDKDGKPRIIDGDGDDITIVDMGAYEFGDICEGDFDCDGDVDGSDLAIFAADFGRTDCYFTGDCEGDFDYDGDVDGSDLAIFAADFGRTDCPCALNVP, from the coding sequence ATGAAGGCAAGGTTATTATTTTTGGTCTTTTTGGTGGCCTTTTTGGCAACTAATGTAACATTGGGAGAGATCTTTAATGTAACAAACCTAGAGGAGTTTCAAGATGCACTTACAACTGCAGAATCTAATGGGGAGGATGATATAATAAATGTGGCCGAAGGGACATATAATATTACCTCTACCCTTCGCTATTCAACTTATGATGGGGATAGCGGTGATAAACTTACCATTCAGGGTGCAGGTGCAGATAAGACAGTCCTTGATGGTGGAGGAAGTGTTCAGATTTTGTATATAGATACTGGCACAGATGGTGGTGATGTAACAATAAAGGATATGGCCCTTGAGAATGGAAATGGGGGCAACGGCGGTGGTATCTATGTTCATGGGTCATCTATAAATATAACAATAAAAGAGTGTATATTCTCAGGAAATTCAGCTGAGGATGCTGGTGGTGGTGTAGAGGCAGATTCATGGTCAGGCACAATAACTATTATAAACAATATATTCTCAAGAAATTCAGCTAAGTATGGTGGTGGTGTATCTGCACATTCAGACTCAGGCATAACTATTATAAACAACACATTCTCAGAAAATTCAGCTAAGGATTATGGTGGTGGTGTATCTGCACATTCATGGTCAGGCACAGTAACTATTACAAACAATATATTCTCAAGAAATTCAGCTAAGTATGGTGGTGGTGTAGATGCAGGTTCAGACTCAGGCACAACCATTATAAACAATACATTCTCAGGAAATTCAGCTAGTCGGGATGGCGGCGGTATATGGACACGGTTATATTATGACTCAGCAATCCTAAATATTTATAATAATATCTTTTTTGATAACACAGCCAATGCTGGTGGAAATGACGGCGATGACCTATATGTTAATTCTGATGGTAATGGGAATTCCACAGGCTCTACTGTCAATCTATACAACAATAACCTTTCAGGAAATGCCAATTTTGATACAGGGCAGTCTGAGGACCTTTTTATAACTGAGACAGATAATTACTCACATGGAGCTAATATTCAACAAAATCCTCTATTTGTGGATGCTGAAAACGGAGATTTTCACCTAGAATCAACTTCCCCCTGCATAGATGCAGGCACAAATGATGCCCCTCACCTGCCAGACAAAGATAAAGATGGAAAACCAAGGATTATAGATGGAGATGGTGATGATATAACCATTGTAGATATGGGTGCTTATGAGTTTGGTGATATATGTGAGGGTGATTTTGATTGTGACGGAGATGTGGATGGAAGTGATCTAGCTATATTTGCCGCAGACTTTGGCCGTACAGACTGCTATTTTACAGGCGATTGTGAGGGTGACTTTGATTACGATGGTGATGTAGATGGCTCAGACTTAGCCATATTTGCAGCAGATTTTGGGCGTACAGATTGCCCCTGTGCATTGAATGTGCCTTAA
- a CDS encoding PEP-CTERM sorting domain-containing protein translates to MKKQGLLVLFLIIALIFFIGLPSVMAVTDTFYVEMGSNNDLISGGGSGYENGTWYYYPNTKWWNQWFYNAPFDLDRWKVIDISFNIETTGLGSAAVVAYNWSTPEWSALGLNRPPLPEDVPTPELEEKYIERHIFLIESDWIPPSFRVEDHFEILDYNPEWVSIDVRGANFRITDGVIDHRCVPIPSTLLLLGSGFIGLIGFKRKLFRG, encoded by the coding sequence ATGAAAAAGCAAGGATTGTTAGTGTTATTTTTGATAATTGCGCTAATCTTCTTTATTGGGCTACCATCTGTTATGGCAGTAACTGATACCTTTTATGTTGAAATGGGCTCAAATAATGACCTTATTTCAGGTGGTGGCAGCGGATACGAGAATGGGACATGGTATTATTACCCAAATACTAAATGGTGGAATCAGTGGTTTTACAATGCACCTTTTGACCTGGACCGCTGGAAGGTAATTGACATTTCCTTTAATATAGAGACTACTGGGCTGGGAAGTGCGGCCGTGGTTGCTTACAATTGGTCAACACCTGAGTGGTCTGCCCTTGGTTTAAATCGGCCTCCTCTTCCAGAAGATGTACCCACTCCTGAGTTAGAAGAAAAATATATAGAACGGCATATTTTCCTTATAGAGTCCGATTGGATACCTCCGTCATTTAGGGTTGAAGACCACTTTGAAATTCTAGACTATAATCCTGAATGGGTCTCCATTGATGTTCGGGGAGCTAATTTCAGGATAACTGATGGCGTAATAGATCACCGGTGCGTCCCTATTCCCAGCACCTTGCTGCTTCTAGGATCTGGTTTTATTGGGTTGATTGGCTTTAAGAGAAAATTATTTCGGGGATAG
- a CDS encoding cohesin domain-containing protein gives MVLGLANPVRADLVFNLDFGQDSNYENYWELNPGETVSIDIYVSNVPDPGLISMGFDLVYDQTQLEVVTADIDSTNWYMGGVQHTTPEIEMKGGRVEPGLSGDNIKLGTIEFKCVAMGISELWLYDSDRGGNYDDFVLVGGTVLDEQIVSGVNLAEVNNVPIPSTLLLLGTGLISFLGLSRRRIAG, from the coding sequence ATGGTATTGGGGTTGGCAAACCCGGTAAGAGCGGACTTAGTGTTTAACCTTGATTTTGGACAGGATAGCAATTATGAGAATTATTGGGAGTTGAATCCGGGTGAGACTGTATCAATAGATATCTATGTTTCTAACGTACCTGATCCTGGTCTAATAAGTATGGGTTTTGATCTTGTTTATGATCAAACTCAACTTGAGGTAGTGACTGCGGATATTGACAGTACAAATTGGTATATGGGTGGTGTTCAACACACTACTCCTGAAATTGAGATGAAAGGTGGCCGTGTGGAGCCAGGTCTTTCTGGTGATAATATTAAGCTTGGAACAATCGAATTTAAGTGTGTGGCTATGGGTATCAGCGAACTCTGGTTGTATGACAGTGATCGGGGAGGCAATTATGATGATTTTGTCTTAGTTGGCGGGACGGTGCTAGATGAGCAGATTGTTAGTGGAGTAAATCTGGCCGAGGTCAACAATGTCCCCATCCCCAGTACCTTGCTCCTTTTGGGTACTGGACTAATTAGTTTTCTTGGTTTAAGCCGAAGGAGGATTGCCGGTTAA
- a CDS encoding trypsin-like serine peptidase has protein sequence MVEAVSRFGLGDKRERLLLKQKICKGEKMLQKTQKATFKVLISLVIFFFAFALAMADNAVAEELTGPPEGKVPSVEAEEVEEGVPLFQEGEDKPLPRPTHPPIHQIPPMPMPTEPPQGRGMPLEPGVGIIHDLKTGKTITVPNNLTIPNDTLMQDQGGGYSGADGGGGIENLLTSFGTMIRTESVEDFPWRMNVKLVMRFGSDWYVCSGTMRDAEVVLTAGHCVYDYDGEGWADEIYVYPAYDGDTFPIGAYGYGYASRLGSWTGWTEHGDLNYDIGVIEIQRAVGMLTGLIAHISYTVN, from the coding sequence TTGGTAGAGGCAGTTTCTAGGTTTGGGTTAGGTGACAAAAGGGAAAGACTGTTATTAAAACAAAAGATATGTAAGGGAGAAAAGATGTTACAAAAAACACAAAAAGCAACATTTAAGGTTTTAATTTCATTGGTCATATTCTTTTTCGCTTTTGCTCTGGCAATGGCTGACAATGCCGTGGCTGAGGAGTTGACTGGGCCTCCTGAAGGCAAGGTTCCGTCCGTTGAGGCCGAGGAAGTCGAAGAGGGCGTACCGTTGTTCCAGGAAGGAGAGGATAAGCCACTACCACGTCCAACCCATCCGCCTATCCATCAGATCCCGCCGATGCCCATGCCTACTGAACCTCCCCAGGGAAGGGGAATGCCTTTAGAACCTGGAGTGGGAATCATTCATGATTTAAAAACAGGAAAAACAATCACTGTGCCAAACAATCTTACTATACCAAACGATACCTTAATGCAAGATCAAGGTGGTGGTTATAGTGGAGCTGATGGGGGTGGTGGCATTGAAAATCTGTTAACCTCTTTTGGTACCATGATCAGAACAGAGAGTGTTGAGGATTTCCCTTGGCGGATGAATGTTAAGCTTGTAATGCGATTTGGAAGTGACTGGTACGTTTGCTCCGGCACCATGAGAGATGCCGAGGTTGTCCTTACCGCAGGCCATTGTGTATACGATTATGATGGAGAAGGTTGGGCTGATGAGATCTACGTCTATCCGGCGTATGATGGAGATACTTTTCCTATTGGAGCATATGGATATGGTTATGCTTCAAGGCTTGGCTCATGGACTGGATGGACTGAACATGGTGATTTGAACTATGACATTGGTGTAATTGAAATCCAAAGGGCTGTCGGCATGCTCACAGGACTGATTGCCCACATTAGCTATACAGTAAATTGA
- the pilQ gene encoding type IV pilus secretin family protein yields MKKFMCFIICFCLMGFGQILASEKATFIKEVEVKTQAKELKIQLVANGPISDYVSFSLTKPARLAIDVPLMDCKIPRIYPLNNPIYPRLRWAPFKGKLRFVIDSNLKQLPPYKISAQNNRLEVLLPLEKPSLPLIAVKAIDFEQISPQKCRLVISSEGELQYEVSHPKLHTMLLQLDNVKMPSYLLRELETKHFPCGIEQILPYSISKNKVGIEIKLKERIPFKIVTTEEHLYLTFTTSGKKVKEAKKEELKPEVSKKTEPKEEKPQEVVEAALSVKPAFVSLFAQKLPTETQIIFPGRIGVFTGQPISLDFQDADIKNVFRILAEVSGFNFVISEGVKGKVTLKLDNVPWDQALDLILQTYSLGIVKRGNVLRILTLEDLKKEQERLIQTQQALEKKKESEPLITEEIQVNYVKAADLIKQLKDIKTNRGKLTYDEMTNRIIMTDVKTALKKARDLVRSLDIAPRQVMIEGRIVEVSTEYTKDLGIQWGQHFSHTMTETSNIIETRGGAGGGDKFEFEMGDREWKGNIPLIVNLPPEGAYGGLGFTLAHLGRAYTLILDAKLQAMESEGKVKILSVPKVVTMDNQPALISQGLQIPYRTTSEAGTYTQFQEAVLKLEVTPHITPDKKVRLELNLHKDSPGIRQEGMDAIPIEKKEVKTTLLVDNEETVVIGGIITETKESKESRVPFFSRVPLFGLLFQNKMRGIAKRELLMFITPRVIAQKASIQENSFIKSAY; encoded by the coding sequence ATGAAAAAATTTATGTGTTTTATAATTTGTTTTTGTTTGATGGGTTTTGGCCAAATCCTAGCTAGTGAAAAGGCAACATTCATAAAAGAAGTTGAAGTCAAGACCCAAGCCAAAGAATTAAAAATACAACTTGTGGCCAATGGCCCTATTTCTGACTATGTTTCTTTCAGTTTAACCAAACCAGCTAGATTGGCAATAGATGTCCCCTTAATGGATTGCAAAATTCCTAGAATCTATCCATTAAATAACCCTATTTATCCTCGTTTACGTTGGGCACCCTTCAAGGGGAAATTGCGTTTCGTTATTGACTCTAACTTAAAACAACTCCCTCCTTATAAAATCTCTGCTCAAAACAACAGATTGGAAGTATTATTGCCTTTGGAAAAACCTTCTTTACCATTAATAGCTGTGAAGGCCATAGATTTTGAACAAATATCGCCCCAAAAATGTCGGCTGGTAATAAGTAGTGAAGGGGAACTACAATATGAAGTTTCCCATCCTAAATTGCATACTATGCTCTTACAATTAGACAATGTAAAAATGCCTTCTTATCTCTTGAGGGAACTGGAGACAAAACACTTTCCCTGTGGTATAGAACAAATTCTGCCATATTCTATAAGTAAGAACAAAGTAGGAATAGAAATAAAATTAAAAGAGAGAATACCTTTTAAGATAGTAACTACAGAGGAACATTTATATCTTACCTTCACTACTTCTGGCAAAAAAGTAAAGGAAGCTAAGAAAGAAGAGTTGAAACCAGAGGTCTCAAAAAAGACAGAACCTAAGGAAGAAAAACCTCAGGAAGTAGTTGAGGCAGCCTTGTCCGTAAAACCAGCTTTTGTTTCCCTATTTGCTCAAAAACTACCTACTGAAACCCAAATCATCTTCCCTGGTAGGATAGGAGTGTTTACAGGACAACCTATTTCTTTAGATTTTCAAGATGCAGACATCAAAAATGTATTTAGAATCTTGGCTGAGGTAAGTGGTTTTAATTTTGTGATAAGTGAAGGAGTAAAAGGAAAGGTTACTTTAAAATTAGATAATGTGCCGTGGGATCAAGCCCTTGACTTAATTTTACAAACCTATAGTTTAGGAATAGTAAAAAGAGGGAATGTATTGCGGATTTTGACTCTTGAAGACCTGAAAAAGGAACAAGAAAGATTGATTCAAACCCAACAAGCATTAGAAAAAAAGAAAGAATCAGAACCGTTAATCACAGAAGAAATCCAGGTGAATTATGTTAAGGCTGCTGATCTCATAAAACAACTTAAAGACATCAAAACTAACCGTGGGAAGCTTACTTATGACGAAATGACTAATAGAATTATTATGACAGATGTAAAAACAGCCCTTAAAAAAGCCAGGGATTTAGTAAGAAGCCTGGACATTGCTCCAAGACAGGTGATGATTGAAGGTAGAATTGTAGAAGTAAGTACTGAATACACTAAAGACTTAGGAATTCAATGGGGACAGCATTTTTCACATACCATGACTGAAACAAGTAATATCATTGAAACTAGAGGCGGAGCAGGTGGAGGAGATAAATTTGAGTTTGAGATGGGAGATAGAGAGTGGAAGGGAAACATCCCTCTTATTGTCAATCTCCCCCCAGAAGGAGCTTATGGCGGACTTGGTTTTACTCTTGCCCATTTAGGAAGGGCTTACACTTTAATATTAGATGCAAAGCTTCAAGCTATGGAAAGCGAAGGGAAGGTGAAAATCCTTTCAGTTCCCAAAGTGGTCACTATGGACAATCAACCTGCTCTTATTTCTCAGGGCTTACAAATTCCTTACCGCACTACTTCTGAAGCCGGGACTTATACCCAATTTCAGGAAGCAGTCTTAAAACTGGAAGTCACCCCTCATATTACCCCTGATAAAAAGGTCAGGTTAGAACTTAACCTACATAAGGATTCTCCGGGTATCCGACAAGAAGGTATGGATGCTATCCCTATTGAAAAAAAGGAAGTAAAAACTACTCTTTTGGTGGATAATGAAGAAACCGTAGTAATTGGAGGTATCATCACCGAAACAAAAGAAAGTAAAGAAAGTAGAGTGCCCTTTTTTTCTCGTGTTCCGCTTTTTGGCTTACTTTTTCAAAATAAGATGCGAGGGATTGCAAAAAGGGAGCTTCTTATGTTCATTACCCCAAGAGTAATAGCCCAAAAGGCAAGCATTCAAGAAAATTCCTTTATAAAAAGCGCTTATTGA
- the purN gene encoding phosphoribosylglycinamide formyltransferase, whose translation MRVGFFFSGGASSLKAAYQSELHGEKYHIVFALTDKPQASGIKFCQEVGLPVIVLDYKKFCQERNLNYRNLKDRFFYFEEVLERIADFKADIIGLSGFMLIVTEPLLSVYKNRIFNIHPFRLDILSGPQVERLDVGNLMPEEVEKLVKMNKLQRKYKGEDAVYDGMISGEPYAQSTLHIATALFDEGPIIVMSKKIYFDQQWVKRCLKMRNFRPLRTKADAIQEQMKWECDGPAFIKGLELAAEGRIVVKNGTVFLDGTPLPYKGFQLED comes from the coding sequence ATGCGAGTAGGTTTCTTCTTTTCTGGTGGTGCAAGTAGTTTAAAAGCTGCTTATCAAAGTGAGCTTCATGGGGAAAAATACCACATCGTATTTGCCTTGACAGATAAACCACAGGCTAGTGGTATTAAATTTTGCCAAGAGGTCGGGTTACCAGTTATAGTTTTGGATTATAAAAAATTTTGCCAAGAAAGAAATTTAAATTATCGGAATCTAAAAGACCGTTTTTTCTACTTTGAGGAAGTCCTAGAGAGAATAGCTGATTTTAAAGCAGATATTATTGGCCTATCGGGATTTATGTTGATTGTGACTGAACCATTATTATCTGTATACAAAAACCGCATTTTTAATATTCATCCATTCCGTTTAGATATTCTATCTGGTCCCCAAGTAGAAAGATTAGATGTAGGAAATCTGATGCCAGAGGAAGTAGAAAAATTAGTAAAAATGAACAAATTACAACGTAAATATAAAGGTGAAGACGCTGTTTATGACGGTATGATTTCAGGAGAACCTTATGCTCAATCTACTCTCCACATTGCTACCGCTTTATTTGACGAAGGGCCAATTATAGTTATGTCTAAAAAAATCTATTTTGATCAACAATGGGTTAAACGCTGTTTAAAAATGCGTAATTTTAGACCTTTGCGAACAAAAGCCGATGCTATTCAGGAGCAAATGAAATGGGAATGTGATGGCCCTGCTTTTATTAAAGGCTTAGAACTGGCAGCAGAAGGACGGATAGTCGTAAAGAATGGGACTGTTTTTCTAGATGGCACACCCCTCCCTTATAAAGGTTTTCAATTAGAAGATTAA
- a CDS encoding pilus assembly protein PilP codes for MKSYKVGLIVCFLLNLFFIKISSASHIDPFRPFIKLTKETASPESLLPIQRLKLSEIKLTGIIWNTKNPLALIEDPAGKGYVLKKGDLIGPSGKVKEVKKDRVIIEESYIDIFEGKKTRFVELVLPQKEEAILP; via the coding sequence ATGAAATCATATAAAGTGGGATTAATTGTATGTTTTTTGTTAAACCTCTTTTTTATAAAAATTAGTAGTGCTAGCCACATAGACCCTTTTAGGCCATTTATCAAATTAACAAAGGAGACTGCCAGCCCGGAAAGTCTGCTTCCTATCCAGAGATTAAAGCTCTCTGAAATAAAATTGACAGGAATTATTTGGAATACAAAGAATCCTTTAGCCTTGATAGAAGACCCAGCAGGAAAAGGTTATGTTTTGAAAAAAGGAGACCTTATAGGTCCTTCTGGTAAGGTAAAAGAAGTAAAAAAAGACAGAGTTATTATTGAAGAAAGCTATATAGATATATTTGAAGGTAAAAAAACAAGGTTTGTAGAATTAGTTCTGCCCCAAAAAGAGGAGGCCATTTTGCCATGA
- a CDS encoding PBPRA1643 family SWIM/SEC-C metal-binding motif protein, translated as MAKLGSEKRPIVVRVHTYEKARYVAETCAKHGWHYIIGFEPDKPEDISDLEKLLNPQKPAISKKIGRNDPCPCGSGKKYKKCCGSNSI; from the coding sequence ATGGCAAAATTAGGATCGGAAAAAAGACCAATTGTTGTTCGTGTTCATACATATGAAAAGGCAAGGTATGTGGCTGAAACATGTGCAAAGCATGGATGGCATTATATTATAGGATTTGAGCCTGATAAACCAGAGGATATTTCTGATCTGGAGAAGTTGCTTAATCCGCAGAAGCCAGCAATATCGAAAAAGATTGGCAGGAATGATCCTTGTCCATGTGGTAGCGGCAAAAAATACAAAAAATGTTGTGGAAGTAATAGTATTTAA
- a CDS encoding two-component system sensor histidine kinase NtrB, whose translation MKGWSKFVYCWGKGIPYRIKWAVTFLLLIGIFLWQIKVPSIRYVFLFRLYYLPIFMGSLLGGLRGGILFATLSSFFSFCVSNQFSLDKLDFLFEIILFYFFGIITGFLVDREKKEKERAKEAEDLALLGKAAAAIAHELRTPLVVIGGFSRIVQKQLPPESLSWKKLDIILKEAKWMEDIIQGILDFSKPLELELKPTNIKSLIEEVVSLVAPEKERKIQVRFVNPILKEIRLDPDRFKQVLINLLNNAIQASPDKPVKINVFFTDESMIIEIIDQGPGIPKEYQAKIFEPFFSTKARGTGLGLAIVKKIINAHKGSISFRTSPEKGTTFVITIPTNL comes from the coding sequence GTGAAAGGGTGGAGTAAATTTGTTTATTGTTGGGGGAAAGGTATTCCTTATAGGATTAAATGGGCAGTAACATTTTTGCTTCTAATAGGTATTTTCCTTTGGCAAATTAAAGTTCCATCAATCAGGTATGTTTTTCTTTTTAGATTATACTATCTCCCCATTTTCATGGGCAGTCTTTTGGGTGGGTTAAGAGGGGGCATTCTGTTTGCCACTTTAAGTTCATTTTTTTCATTTTGCGTTTCAAATCAGTTTTCTTTAGACAAGCTAGACTTTTTATTTGAAATAATATTATTTTACTTTTTTGGTATCATAACCGGATTTTTAGTAGATAGAGAAAAAAAAGAGAAAGAGAGGGCAAAAGAGGCCGAGGATTTGGCCTTGTTAGGAAAGGCTGCTGCCGCTATTGCCCATGAGTTGAGAACACCTTTGGTAGTCATAGGAGGGTTTTCCCGAATTGTTCAGAAACAACTCCCACCTGAATCACTTTCTTGGAAAAAATTGGATATCATCCTAAAAGAAGCAAAATGGATGGAGGATATAATTCAAGGTATTTTAGACTTTTCTAAACCTCTTGAGTTAGAACTAAAACCAACAAATATAAAATCTCTTATAGAAGAAGTTGTAAGTTTAGTTGCACCTGAAAAAGAGAGGAAAATCCAGGTAAGATTTGTCAATCCTATATTGAAAGAAATAAGGCTAGATCCGGATAGATTTAAGCAAGTCTTGATAAACTTACTTAATAATGCCATCCAGGCCTCCCCGGATAAGCCTGTAAAAATAAATGTATTTTTTACTGACGAGTCAATGATTATTGAAATAATAGATCAAGGACCAGGTATACCAAAAGAATATCAGGCTAAAATTTTTGAACCTTTTTTTAGTACCAAGGCAAGAGGAACTGGCTTGGGCTTAGCTATTGTGAAAAAAATAATTAATGCTCACAAAGGAAGCATTTCCTTTAGAACATCTCCAGAAAAGGGCACTACTTTTGTAATTACCATTCCTACAAACTTATAA
- a CDS encoding type 4a pilus biogenesis protein PilO, giving the protein MLEKLQSLPLSKRILIYILIPIVAVILFWNGYYSPSMTKIRGLKANLEQTTKKLEEAKLAQKKLNQLNKEITEIEKKFYEVGRLLPTEREIPGLLRNVSSLGSDAHLDFLLFEPQKEIIKDFYAEVPVRLKLEGEYLNMENFIKELSELPRIINVSKLKFSNPKMTETNLKLKVDMQILTYRFIPKAKASAKKGKKQGKK; this is encoded by the coding sequence GTGTTAGAAAAACTTCAAAGTTTACCTTTATCTAAAAGAATCCTGATTTATATTCTTATTCCCATTGTGGCTGTGATACTTTTTTGGAATGGGTATTATTCTCCCTCCATGACTAAAATTAGAGGTCTTAAAGCAAATTTAGAGCAAACTACTAAAAAATTAGAAGAGGCAAAACTTGCCCAAAAAAAATTAAATCAATTGAACAAGGAAATAACGGAAATTGAGAAAAAATTTTATGAAGTAGGACGCCTTTTACCTACAGAAAGAGAGATCCCAGGATTACTTCGCAATGTTTCTAGCTTGGGCAGTGATGCTCATTTAGACTTCCTTTTATTTGAACCTCAGAAAGAAATAATAAAAGACTTTTATGCAGAAGTACCTGTTCGTCTAAAACTGGAAGGTGAATATTTGAATATGGAAAACTTCATTAAAGAATTATCTGAGTTACCCAGGATAATTAATGTGTCTAAGCTCAAATTTAGTAACCCTAAAATGACAGAAACTAATCTAAAATTAAAAGTAGACATGCAAATTCTTACTTATCGCTTTATTCCTAAAGCAAAGGCGTCAGCTAAAAAAGGAAAAAAACAAGGTAAAAAGTGA
- a CDS encoding aminotransferase class IV has product MVEVFSPEKFLEKIKTIKYSHQQSYLAMYSSLLGGVVTEPSLMWIPIDDHIVHRGDGVFEVIKCCKGYIYQFQAHLQRLQKSAQGIGLEFPLSLPELKQRIRETIKAAQVKDCVIRIFLSRGPGGFSVNPFESIGTQLYIVITKWLPPDKKHLQKGVKAIISKIPLKSGFFAQIKSCNYLPNVLMKKEAIQKGADYAIGLDENGYLAEGATESVGIVSTDGYLKFPESNRILEGITLKRAFFLSQELVKTKLIRGVCFCPISLEDAYEAKEILLLGTTIDVLPVVSLQGKRIGDGFPGAVFKAFKGLFEQDLFSDVSEPID; this is encoded by the coding sequence ATGGTTGAGGTTTTTAGTCCAGAAAAATTTTTAGAAAAAATAAAAACAATCAAATATTCTCACCAACAGTCTTATTTGGCTATGTATTCTAGCCTCTTGGGTGGTGTGGTAACTGAACCAAGTTTAATGTGGATTCCTATAGATGACCACATAGTCCATAGAGGAGATGGGGTGTTTGAAGTTATAAAGTGTTGCAAAGGCTATATTTATCAGTTCCAAGCTCATTTACAACGTTTACAGAAATCGGCTCAAGGGATTGGTTTAGAATTTCCTTTGTCTTTACCTGAATTGAAACAAAGAATCAGAGAAACAATAAAGGCTGCCCAGGTAAAAGATTGTGTCATCCGCATTTTTCTATCTAGGGGACCAGGAGGTTTTAGTGTAAACCCTTTTGAAAGTATAGGCACTCAGCTTTATATTGTCATTACCAAATGGTTACCCCCTGATAAAAAGCATCTCCAAAAGGGTGTTAAGGCTATAATAAGTAAAATTCCCTTAAAATCTGGGTTTTTTGCCCAAATCAAATCATGTAATTATCTGCCCAATGTTTTGATGAAAAAAGAAGCGATACAAAAGGGGGCAGATTATGCAATAGGGCTAGATGAAAATGGTTATCTTGCAGAGGGGGCTACAGAAAGCGTAGGGATAGTTTCAACAGATGGGTATTTGAAGTTTCCAGAAAGTAATAGGATTTTAGAAGGGATAACGTTAAAAAGGGCCTTTTTCCTGTCCCAAGAGTTAGTAAAAACAAAACTCATAAGAGGTGTGTGTTTTTGTCCTATTTCTTTAGAGGATGCTTATGAAGCCAAAGAAATATTACTTTTGGGCACCACTATTGATGTCTTACCTGTTGTTTCTTTGCAAGGGAAACGTATTGGAGATGGGTTTCCGGGTGCTGTTTTTAAAGCATTCAAAGGGCTTTTTGAACAAGATTTGTTTTCGGATGTTTCCGAACCTATTGATTGA